Genomic window (Chloroflexota bacterium):
GGCGTCTGCGCGTACGAAGCACTTGGCCGAAATCTGCCCATAGCCGGGATTACCCTCGTCCTCGACGCCAGCCCACTTGCGAATGTTGTCGAAGTACCCCTCGACGGCAATCTCGAGGTCGCGAATGCGGACGCCCTGCTTGGTGGCGTTGACCACGAAGCCGACGGTCATGCAGCTTCCGATGGCCGACAGCAGTTGCTCGTGGGCGCTGGCGGCGGCGTCAGTGGCGGTCAGGTCGCCGGGCTCGTCCATCTCGACCTGATGGTTGCGCATGTAGGCCTTCGCCCGCATGCCGTCCTGCCAGACCACCCGTGACTTCCACGGCCCGGTCACCGCCTGGAAGACCTCGGGGTCCCGAAAGGAATCGAGGACTTCAGCCAGCTTCTCCTGGGGCAGTCCGTTGAGGTTTCTCTCCTCGGTCATATCCAACTCCTTTGCATGCCCATCTCAAACATTTGGGCGACGACTCTGAACCCTGTCGCTATCGATATTCTGCCCTGATCTGTTCGGCGGCCTGGGTGATAACCTGCATCTTCTTGATGGCCATCTCAGTGGTGTTGACGTTCCTCTCGGCGAAGGTGCCGAAACCGCAGTCGGGGTTGAGGTAGATCTTGTCTGGGT
Coding sequences:
- a CDS encoding OsmC family protein → MTEERNLNGLPQEKLAEVLDSFRDPEVFQAVTGPWKSRVVWQDGMRAKAYMRNHQVEMDEPGDLTATDAAASAHEQLLSAIGSCMTVGFVVNATKQGVRIRDLEIAVEGYFDNIRKWAGVEDEGNPGYGQISAKCFVRADADEQTLREIWRLAVEGSPVTQSVANPTSVETDFEMVG